A window of the Cystobacter fuscus genome harbors these coding sequences:
- a CDS encoding class 1 isoprenoid biosynthesis enzyme yields the protein MNKDLVTLQYPQMFQGVFARRREVFVPLVEDARRSLHTLPVPEALRPFYDTVVRDNPQPSFMLLPLMFLAMAEASGGIQPVHRRFLPVLLLTMEICAIVDDTVDRTPMRSGRRTFALRFGEPSTTPFVGSLIALAAQEAARVEPYLLGATMNLFTELYALQIWERQHLYPNEALFARWLDNRYRENTLGVSFGLDTALRLNGRPPLPTRVVEAFGRIFQDVDDLVNIIEDRRTEGENDDVLMGAVTRPLLVTLENQPSLRTDVANLWRVCRVMTGASASAVHKTPAHLNPTIAKIYRPIHEAILDEGVRGTVRHVLADYRTTVMCSPPEFRPAIQEMTRTWVDRLRRCKGNELLTEEEIRHSLGDEPQEAA from the coding sequence ATGAACAAGGATCTGGTCACCCTGCAGTACCCGCAGATGTTCCAGGGCGTGTTCGCCCGCCGGCGCGAGGTCTTCGTGCCCCTGGTGGAGGACGCCCGGCGCTCGCTGCACACCCTGCCCGTGCCCGAGGCGCTGCGGCCCTTCTACGACACGGTGGTACGCGACAACCCCCAGCCGTCGTTCATGCTGCTGCCGCTCATGTTCCTGGCCATGGCGGAGGCGTCGGGGGGCATCCAGCCCGTGCATCGCCGCTTCCTGCCCGTGCTGCTGCTCACCATGGAGATCTGCGCCATCGTGGATGACACGGTGGACCGCACCCCCATGCGCTCGGGCCGGCGCACCTTCGCGCTGCGCTTTGGCGAGCCCAGCACCACGCCCTTCGTGGGCTCGTTGATCGCCCTGGCAGCCCAGGAGGCCGCGCGCGTCGAGCCGTACCTGCTCGGGGCCACGATGAACCTGTTCACCGAGCTGTACGCCCTGCAGATCTGGGAGCGCCAGCACCTCTACCCCAACGAGGCACTGTTCGCGCGCTGGCTCGACAACCGCTACCGCGAGAACACGCTGGGAGTGTCCTTCGGGCTCGACACGGCGCTGCGGCTCAACGGGCGGCCCCCCCTGCCCACGCGCGTGGTGGAGGCCTTCGGGCGCATCTTCCAGGACGTGGATGACCTGGTGAACATCATCGAGGACCGGCGCACCGAGGGAGAGAACGACGACGTGTTGATGGGCGCCGTGACGCGGCCCCTGCTGGTGACGCTCGAGAACCAGCCGAGCCTGCGCACCGACGTGGCGAACCTGTGGCGGGTGTGCCGCGTCATGACGGGGGCCTCGGCGTCGGCGGTGCACAAGACGCCGGCGCACCTCAACCCCACCATCGCGAAGATCTACCGCCCCATCCACGAGGCCATCCTCGACGAGGGCGTGCGCGGCACCGTGCGGCACGTGCTGGCCGACTACCGCACCACCGTGATGTGCTCGCCCCCCGAGTTCCGCCCGGCCATCCAGGAGATGACCCGCACCTGGGTGGACCGGCTGCGGCGCTGCAAGGGCAACGAGCTGCTCACCGAGGAGGAGATCCGCCACTCGCTCGGCGACGAGCCCCAGGAGGCCGCGTGA
- a CDS encoding TIGR00730 family Rossman fold protein: MTKSVCVFCGSAPGVHEAHLSTASALGALLADRQLQLVYGGARVGMMGAVADAALARGGRVVGVMPRGLERYEVAHRGLSELVWTEDLHERKRQMAERSDGFVVLPGGFGTLEEALEVISWKQMKMMDKPIVLLDVRGFFQPLVALAEAVAREGFAHARVETLFTVTSRLEEVLPALGLGDGE, translated from the coding sequence ATGACGAAATCCGTTTGTGTCTTCTGTGGCTCCGCGCCAGGTGTGCATGAAGCGCACTTGAGCACGGCCTCCGCCCTGGGTGCCCTCCTGGCGGATCGGCAACTGCAACTGGTCTACGGAGGCGCCCGCGTTGGAATGATGGGCGCGGTCGCGGACGCGGCCCTGGCCCGGGGAGGACGGGTCGTCGGGGTGATGCCCCGGGGGCTGGAGCGCTACGAGGTGGCCCACCGGGGCTTGAGCGAGCTCGTCTGGACGGAGGATCTCCACGAGCGCAAGCGCCAGATGGCGGAGCGCTCGGATGGCTTCGTGGTGCTGCCGGGGGGCTTTGGCACCCTGGAGGAGGCGCTCGAGGTCATCAGCTGGAAGCAGATGAAGATGATGGACAAGCCCATCGTGCTGCTGGACGTCCGGGGCTTCTTCCAGCCTCTGGTCGCCCTGGCCGAGGCGGTGGCGCGCGAGGGCTTCGCGCACGCGCGCGTCGAGACGCTGTTCACGGTGACGTCCCGGCTGGAGGAAGTCCTCCCCGCGCTCGGGTTGGGAGACGGCGAATGA
- a CDS encoding glycoside hydrolase family 15 protein, whose protein sequence is MSSRGWRSRRRWAPLAGGVLLASCATPRVPAGRPGAAAVWTPANKVGFGTARAETSRVWHTLGARGELTEVYFPTLGTPSVRELYFVVSDGRTFAEREQDATEHDVELVDPRSLTYRQVNTDRSGRYRITKTYVTEPERDALLLDVRFESFTGTPYALYAVYDPSLSNDGMDDTGRSEGGELLASDAKNASALVGQPGFTRTTSGYLGASDGWTDLQKDFTLDGEFAEAPSGNVVQTARVAVDGRETQQATLVLGFGATEAEARRAARDSLERGFEDVARRYAEGWHAYLDALPAAPPSTQVWRATYDVSVMVLAASEDKTYRGAFIASPSMPWAWGTGEIDKPSAAYHLVWSRDLYQIATGLLAAGDRAGAGRALDHLFQVQQKPDGSFPQNADVDGTPRWGSLQLDEVALPLVLAWQLGRDDARTYTEHVRKAADFLLAHGPSTPQERWENQSGYSPATLAAEVAGLVCAADLARRNGDTASAERYESTADAWQRQVEGWTVTHTGPLAPHPYYLRLTKDGAPDHATTYSIGDGGPSAVDQRQVVDPSFLELVRLGVKPAEDPLIAQTLAVVDAQLKVDGPQGAVWRRFSADGYGETREGAPWGLSKPDTGRTIGRGWPLLAGERGEYALLVGQPAGDYLATMARSGNEGLMLPEQVWDLRPPTGQPGYLAGEATFSATPLTWTHAQFVRLAWSIQEGRPVEQPSVVACRYTSVCR, encoded by the coding sequence ATGTCGTCCAGAGGATGGCGGTCCAGGAGGCGGTGGGCGCCGCTCGCGGGAGGCGTGCTGCTGGCCTCGTGCGCCACGCCGCGCGTGCCGGCGGGACGGCCCGGAGCGGCCGCGGTGTGGACCCCCGCCAACAAGGTGGGCTTTGGTACGGCGCGCGCGGAGACGAGCCGGGTCTGGCACACGCTCGGCGCCCGCGGGGAGCTGACGGAGGTGTACTTCCCGACGCTCGGGACGCCCAGCGTGCGGGAGTTGTACTTCGTCGTCTCCGATGGCCGCACCTTCGCCGAGCGGGAGCAGGACGCCACCGAGCACGACGTGGAGCTGGTGGATCCCCGCAGCCTCACCTACCGCCAGGTGAACACGGATCGCTCCGGGCGCTACCGCATCACCAAGACGTACGTGACGGAGCCGGAGCGGGACGCGCTGCTGCTCGACGTGCGCTTCGAATCCTTCACCGGAACACCCTACGCCCTGTATGCGGTGTACGACCCGTCGTTGTCCAACGACGGCATGGACGACACGGGCCGGAGCGAGGGCGGGGAGCTGCTCGCCTCCGATGCGAAGAACGCCAGCGCGCTGGTGGGGCAGCCCGGCTTCACCCGGACGACGAGCGGCTACCTCGGCGCGAGCGATGGCTGGACGGACCTCCAGAAGGACTTCACGCTCGATGGGGAGTTCGCCGAGGCGCCCTCGGGCAACGTGGTGCAGACGGCGCGGGTGGCGGTGGATGGGCGCGAGACGCAACAGGCGACCCTGGTGCTCGGCTTCGGGGCCACCGAGGCCGAGGCACGGCGGGCGGCGCGGGACTCGCTCGAGCGGGGCTTCGAGGACGTGGCGCGGCGGTACGCGGAGGGCTGGCACGCCTATCTGGACGCACTGCCCGCGGCGCCCCCGAGCACCCAGGTGTGGCGGGCAACCTATGACGTGTCGGTGATGGTGCTGGCGGCCTCGGAGGACAAGACGTACCGGGGCGCCTTCATCGCGTCTCCGAGCATGCCCTGGGCGTGGGGCACGGGGGAGATCGACAAGCCATCGGCCGCCTACCACCTCGTGTGGTCACGCGATCTGTACCAGATCGCCACCGGGCTGCTGGCGGCGGGGGACCGGGCCGGGGCCGGGCGCGCCCTGGATCACCTCTTCCAGGTCCAGCAGAAGCCGGACGGCTCCTTCCCTCAGAACGCGGACGTGGACGGGACACCGCGCTGGGGCAGCCTGCAATTGGACGAGGTGGCCCTGCCGCTCGTGCTGGCATGGCAGCTCGGCCGCGACGATGCGCGCACGTACACCGAGCATGTGCGCAAGGCGGCGGACTTCCTGCTCGCCCACGGCCCGTCGACGCCCCAGGAGCGTTGGGAGAACCAGTCGGGTTACTCTCCCGCGACCCTGGCGGCGGAGGTGGCGGGGCTCGTCTGCGCCGCGGACCTCGCGCGCCGCAATGGGGACACCGCGTCGGCCGAGCGGTACGAATCGACCGCGGACGCGTGGCAGCGCCAGGTGGAGGGCTGGACGGTGACCCACACCGGCCCTCTGGCTCCACATCCGTACTACCTGCGGCTCACCAAGGACGGCGCGCCCGACCACGCGACGACGTACTCCATCGGGGATGGAGGGCCTTCCGCCGTGGATCAGCGCCAGGTGGTGGACCCGAGCTTCCTCGAGCTGGTGCGACTGGGGGTCAAGCCCGCGGAGGATCCGCTCATCGCGCAGACGCTGGCGGTGGTGGACGCCCAGCTCAAGGTGGACGGTCCCCAGGGGGCGGTCTGGCGCCGGTTCAGCGCCGACGGATACGGGGAGACGCGCGAGGGCGCGCCGTGGGGGTTGAGCAAGCCCGACACCGGGAGGACAATCGGACGGGGGTGGCCACTGCTCGCCGGGGAGCGGGGCGAGTACGCACTCCTGGTGGGACAGCCCGCCGGGGACTACCTCGCCACGATGGCCCGCTCGGGCAACGAGGGGCTGATGCTCCCCGAGCAGGTGTGGGATCTGCGGCCCCCCACGGGACAGCCTGGCTACCTCGCGGGCGAGGCGACGTTCTCGGCCACGCCTCTCACCTGGACACATGCCCAGTTCGTGCGTCTGGCCTGGTCCATCCAGGAGGGGCGTCCGGTGGAACAGCCCTCGGTGGTGGCTTGCCGCTACACGTCCGTTTGTCGATAG
- a CDS encoding aldo/keto reductase, protein MEKLRKLGRSDIEISPIGLGCWQFSAGVGLVGGFWEALPSPVVEEIIEASIQGGLNWFDTAEAYGNGRSEQALAAALLRLGKKPGDVVVATKWMPVGRLASSIGATIGERLSALSPFGIDLHQVHQPYALATVDAQAEQMAKLVQEGKIRTVGVSNFSEKKMRAMHAALARRGVPLVSNQMQYSLLDRRIESNGVLAAAKELGITIIAYSPLAQGLLSGKFHDDPSLIKSRVGPRKYLPNFRAKGLEKSRPLVEELKKIATAHGATPSQVALNWLCSFHGDTVVAIPGATKRRHAEENVGTMGFTLSADELRRIDELSQRYR, encoded by the coding sequence ATGGAGAAGCTGCGGAAACTGGGTCGTTCGGACATCGAGATCTCCCCCATTGGTCTGGGCTGCTGGCAGTTCTCCGCGGGTGTGGGTCTGGTGGGTGGGTTCTGGGAAGCCCTGCCTTCCCCGGTCGTCGAGGAGATCATCGAAGCCTCGATCCAGGGAGGTCTCAACTGGTTCGACACCGCCGAGGCCTACGGCAATGGCCGCTCGGAGCAGGCGCTCGCCGCCGCCCTGCTGCGTCTGGGCAAGAAGCCGGGCGACGTCGTCGTCGCGACCAAGTGGATGCCCGTGGGGCGGCTGGCCTCCAGCATCGGCGCGACGATCGGCGAGCGGCTCTCCGCGTTGAGCCCCTTCGGCATCGATCTGCATCAGGTCCACCAGCCCTACGCGCTCGCCACGGTGGACGCCCAGGCCGAGCAGATGGCGAAGCTGGTGCAGGAGGGGAAGATCCGCACGGTGGGCGTGAGCAACTTCTCCGAGAAGAAGATGCGCGCGATGCACGCCGCGCTCGCCCGCCGGGGCGTGCCGCTCGTCTCCAACCAGATGCAGTACAGCCTGCTGGACCGGAGGATCGAGTCCAACGGCGTGCTCGCCGCCGCCAAGGAGCTGGGCATCACGATCATCGCCTACTCGCCGCTGGCCCAGGGGCTCCTGTCGGGCAAGTTCCACGATGATCCCTCGCTCATCAAGAGCCGCGTGGGCCCGCGCAAGTACCTGCCGAACTTCCGCGCCAAGGGGCTGGAGAAGAGCCGGCCGCTCGTCGAGGAGCTCAAGAAGATCGCCACCGCGCATGGCGCCACCCCCTCGCAGGTGGCGCTCAACTGGTTGTGCTCCTTCCACGGCGACACGGTGGTCGCCATCCCGGGAGCCACCAAGCGGCGGCACGCCGAGGAGAACGTGGGCACCATGGGGTTCACCCTGTCCGCGGACGAACTGCGACGCATCGACGAGCTGTCCCAGCGCTACCGCTGA
- a CDS encoding metal-dependent hydrolase yields MNPIVHAELSWLMSQALPERRDRILITLAGLSPDLDGLSLLGGVDMYGRYHHVLSHGYVGALVVAAVCTALARRRGAVALLSLAAFHLHLLCDLVGSGPGWPLYYFWPTSMREWFWEGQWNLASWQNSLIGMAATAACLACSLRWRRTIVELFSVRWDAEVTRALRARFLGESS; encoded by the coding sequence ATGAATCCCATCGTCCACGCGGAGTTGTCCTGGTTGATGTCGCAGGCGCTGCCCGAGCGCCGTGACCGGATCCTCATCACTCTCGCCGGACTCTCGCCCGATCTGGATGGGCTGTCGCTGCTGGGGGGAGTGGATATGTACGGGCGCTACCACCACGTGCTCTCGCATGGCTACGTGGGGGCGCTCGTCGTGGCCGCGGTGTGCACGGCGCTCGCGCGGCGGCGCGGGGCGGTGGCGCTGCTGTCCCTCGCCGCCTTCCACCTGCATCTGCTGTGCGATCTGGTGGGCAGCGGTCCCGGCTGGCCCCTCTATTACTTCTGGCCCACGTCCATGCGGGAATGGTTCTGGGAGGGGCAGTGGAACCTGGCCTCCTGGCAGAACTCCCTCATCGGCATGGCGGCCACGGCGGCGTGCCTGGCGTGTTCCCTGCGTTGGCGCCGCACCATCGTGGAGTTGTTCTCCGTGCGCTGGGACGCCGAGGTGACGCGCGCCCTGCGAGCCCGCTTCCTCGGCGAATCCTCGTGA
- a CDS encoding AraC family transcriptional regulator codes for MAEKVRAEYRQGHGRPLFVLERGPTEGSYSHSFAVTHDYAVLAFHTGGSTTMEQRGQWTLEEGDVLLIPAGAPHRTLTARQSRLWGVGFCPVCFLADEASEELLAPFEHVRSGAAAVVKIPEGRRPFMESLLRELRLEVEREGGGSFAIERSLLTLILAEVARAASWGQRAGASDSLVTEALRYIERHCLEPLSLRDVAAAVHRSPAHLTTAVREATGRSVQEWIIAGRLGEARRRLLHTDEIVAVIAERVGYADPTHFIRLFRRAHGMTPAAWRAHYRHGSPPTPT; via the coding sequence ATGGCTGAGAAAGTCCGCGCCGAGTACCGCCAGGGACATGGCCGTCCCCTGTTCGTGCTCGAACGGGGACCCACCGAGGGTTCGTACTCCCACTCCTTCGCGGTGACCCACGACTACGCCGTGCTCGCCTTCCATACTGGGGGCAGCACCACCATGGAGCAGCGGGGACAATGGACGCTCGAGGAGGGAGATGTCCTCCTCATCCCCGCGGGCGCGCCGCACCGGACACTGACCGCGCGGCAATCACGGCTCTGGGGTGTCGGCTTCTGTCCGGTGTGCTTCCTGGCGGACGAGGCCTCCGAGGAGCTGCTCGCGCCCTTCGAGCACGTGCGCTCGGGGGCCGCGGCGGTGGTGAAGATTCCCGAGGGGCGCCGGCCCTTCATGGAAAGCCTCCTGCGGGAGTTGAGGCTCGAGGTCGAGCGCGAGGGCGGAGGCAGCTTCGCCATCGAGCGCAGCCTGCTCACGTTGATCCTCGCCGAGGTGGCACGGGCCGCGTCCTGGGGACAGCGCGCCGGGGCGTCCGACAGCCTCGTCACCGAGGCGCTGCGCTACATCGAGCGGCACTGCCTGGAGCCGCTGTCACTCCGGGACGTGGCGGCGGCGGTGCACCGCTCGCCGGCCCACCTCACGACGGCGGTGCGCGAGGCGACGGGGCGCTCGGTCCAGGAATGGATCATCGCGGGGCGCCTGGGCGAGGCGCGGCGGCGGCTGCTTCACACCGATGAGATCGTCGCCGTCATCGCCGAGCGGGTGGGCTACGCGGACCCCACCCACTTCATCCGGCTCTTCCGGCGGGCCCACGGGATGACGCCCGCCGCCTGGCGCGCGCACTACCGCCACGGCTCCCCACCCACGCCCACGTAG
- a CDS encoding CotH kinase family protein, which produces MRIALFAGLLLLVGACGGSSEPSVMPESPPAQSDVGGEHVSIPPGPEEPRGEPPSQPTDPPTQPPPSRPSPTQPRWPALQTAIPVYELTLSQADYEALHAHIQDPPSQDFSVMGHFTLEGRAYTAELSFRGRSTKTDPRIVKKSWDVRFDKKERFEGKKNIELLAAWKDSGYLTEKLWYDFAASIGLRASNARYAHVKLHLVQPDGSVITRYEGVFTELESVNKDFLEAHGFDDDSDLYRAGMHDGEMRPPPQEFYQEPWDKKTNEKAPWDELWSFLDGINRTPPHAFPAFVEEHLELEDYLTWLAMETLISHDLQGDTRSYLVYDRKTEKWTHVPWDLNNALSLYNRTNAVIQGVKKSHPLFSFTPYDPKVYELRAERRVFEGMEDMKPGWSTLSTRIYDDPGLRARYAARLRQLLDTWFTEENLGSRIDAMHAMLAPYILPGPDGKALDPYVSTEHAARSAEYLHRFVRERRAWLLQHLKDIESHGQGALVIDRVGRDASGAFWVQLYNRGTAPVALGGLMLTGHTRLPEQWTLPASTLEPGQVLTLRQGAVGAQALGATLDPKAPELALYSADGLMALDVLWLAPLEPGESYGRRSRGAESFGPQTGP; this is translated from the coding sequence ATGAGAATCGCGCTCTTCGCTGGACTCCTCTTGCTGGTGGGCGCATGCGGTGGCTCGAGTGAGCCTTCCGTCATGCCCGAGTCGCCTCCCGCTCAATCCGACGTGGGAGGAGAACATGTCTCGATACCGCCGGGCCCCGAGGAGCCTCGGGGCGAGCCGCCATCCCAGCCGACGGATCCACCGACGCAGCCGCCCCCGTCGCGTCCCTCGCCCACCCAGCCCCGCTGGCCGGCGCTGCAGACGGCCATTCCCGTCTACGAGCTGACGTTGAGCCAGGCGGACTACGAGGCGCTCCACGCGCACATCCAGGATCCGCCCTCCCAGGACTTCAGCGTGATGGGCCACTTCACGCTCGAGGGCCGCGCGTACACGGCGGAGCTGAGCTTCCGCGGACGCTCCACCAAGACGGATCCGCGCATCGTGAAGAAGTCCTGGGACGTGCGCTTCGACAAGAAGGAGCGCTTCGAGGGCAAGAAGAACATCGAGCTGCTCGCGGCGTGGAAGGACAGCGGCTATCTCACCGAGAAGCTCTGGTATGACTTCGCGGCGAGCATCGGGCTGCGCGCGTCGAACGCCCGCTATGCGCACGTGAAGCTGCACCTGGTGCAGCCAGACGGCTCCGTCATCACGCGCTACGAGGGCGTCTTCACCGAGCTGGAGTCCGTCAACAAGGACTTCCTCGAGGCCCACGGCTTCGACGACGACAGCGACCTGTACCGCGCCGGCATGCACGATGGCGAGATGCGCCCGCCGCCCCAGGAGTTCTACCAGGAGCCCTGGGACAAGAAGACGAACGAGAAGGCGCCCTGGGATGAGCTGTGGAGCTTCCTGGACGGCATCAACCGCACGCCGCCGCACGCCTTCCCGGCCTTCGTGGAAGAGCACCTGGAGCTGGAGGACTACCTCACCTGGCTGGCGATGGAGACGCTCATCTCCCATGATCTCCAGGGCGACACGCGCAGCTACCTCGTCTACGACCGGAAGACGGAGAAGTGGACGCACGTGCCGTGGGATCTCAACAACGCGCTGTCGCTCTACAACCGCACCAACGCCGTCATCCAGGGCGTGAAGAAGTCGCACCCGCTCTTCAGCTTCACCCCGTACGATCCGAAGGTGTACGAGCTGCGCGCGGAGCGCCGCGTCTTCGAGGGCATGGAGGACATGAAGCCCGGGTGGAGCACGCTCTCCACGCGCATCTACGACGACCCGGGTCTGCGCGCCCGCTACGCCGCCCGGCTGCGCCAGTTGCTCGACACGTGGTTCACCGAGGAGAACCTCGGGTCGCGCATCGACGCCATGCACGCGATGCTGGCGCCCTACATCCTGCCGGGCCCGGACGGCAAGGCGCTGGATCCCTACGTCAGCACCGAGCACGCCGCGCGCAGCGCCGAATACCTCCACCGGTTCGTGCGCGAGCGCCGCGCCTGGCTGCTCCAGCACCTGAAGGACATCGAGTCCCATGGTCAGGGCGCGCTCGTCATCGATCGGGTGGGACGTGACGCCTCGGGGGCCTTCTGGGTGCAGCTCTACAATCGGGGCACGGCGCCCGTGGCGCTCGGGGGCCTCATGCTCACGGGCCACACCCGGCTGCCCGAGCAGTGGACGCTGCCGGCGTCCACCCTGGAACCCGGACAGGTCCTCACCTTGCGCCAGGGCGCCGTGGGAGCCCAGGCGCTGGGCGCGACGCTGGACCCCAAGGCCCCCGAACTCGCGCTGTACTCGGCGGACGGGCTGATGGCCCTGGACGTGCTGTGGCTGGCGCCGCTCGAGCCGGGGGAGTCCTACGGGCGTAGGTCCCGAGGGGCGGAGAGCTTCGGTCCCCAGACGGGCCCGTAG
- a CDS encoding dipeptidase, with amino-acid sequence MTWCAKAVGLGWGLALLGCGGLRPALEVPSAGGSLPDGRADLHVHVTMREALRPFFQGEPGGGELADAPGKRLVNQVEPEALRRAGVRLVLATVWPPNALRPGRSALGEALHQLALLEDFARRSPDFVLAHGAGEARRSFASGQLVLVPAVEGGEGIRRVEDVDLLYAAGARSITLVHFFDNSVADAADDQFGPLVGGLTNGGDGGLTPLGVEVVRRMMELGILIDVAHASDQTIVEVLALTEPAGVPVIYSHTGAGWADTRCLSAPLARRVGAGGGLIGIGLFRSPFQEVPAEERWEGFEPGTCDDDVAHWLHYTRQAGAEAVMLGSDFNSVIERARPGGSCARGMRHTGDLPALFAALEEHGVMREQLDGSAARVLRVLEAVEAHARPEAQRVARGRRPPREDLFPSNVP; translated from the coding sequence ATGACCTGGTGTGCGAAGGCGGTGGGGCTGGGATGGGGGCTGGCCTTGCTGGGATGTGGTGGCCTCCGGCCCGCGCTGGAGGTGCCCTCCGCGGGAGGGTCGCTTCCCGATGGACGGGCGGACCTGCATGTCCACGTGACCATGCGCGAGGCGCTGCGCCCCTTCTTCCAGGGGGAGCCGGGAGGGGGCGAGTTGGCGGACGCACCCGGGAAGCGCCTCGTCAATCAGGTGGAGCCCGAGGCGCTGCGGCGCGCGGGGGTGCGCCTGGTGCTCGCGACGGTCTGGCCTCCGAATGCGTTGCGTCCGGGCCGGAGCGCCCTGGGCGAGGCGCTCCACCAACTGGCACTGCTCGAGGACTTCGCCCGGAGGAGTCCGGACTTCGTCCTGGCGCACGGTGCCGGGGAGGCCCGCCGGTCATTTGCGAGCGGACAGCTCGTGTTGGTTCCCGCGGTAGAGGGGGGCGAGGGCATCCGGCGGGTGGAGGACGTGGACCTGCTGTACGCGGCGGGGGCCCGGTCGATCACCCTGGTGCACTTCTTCGACAACTCCGTGGCGGACGCGGCGGATGACCAGTTCGGACCACTGGTGGGAGGGCTGACCAACGGAGGGGATGGCGGGCTGACGCCGCTGGGCGTGGAGGTGGTGCGGCGGATGATGGAGCTGGGCATCCTCATCGACGTGGCCCACGCCAGCGACCAGACCATCGTCGAGGTGCTCGCCTTGACCGAGCCCGCCGGAGTGCCGGTGATCTACTCCCATACCGGGGCGGGGTGGGCGGACACGAGATGCCTGAGCGCTCCGCTCGCGCGCCGGGTGGGAGCGGGCGGAGGGTTGATTGGCATTGGGCTCTTCCGGTCGCCTTTTCAGGAGGTGCCGGCGGAGGAGCGTTGGGAGGGATTCGAGCCGGGAACGTGTGACGACGATGTGGCGCATTGGCTTCACTACACGCGGCAGGCGGGAGCCGAGGCCGTCATGTTGGGCAGTGACTTCAACAGCGTCATCGAGCGGGCCCGCCCCGGAGGAAGCTGTGCGCGGGGGATGCGCCACACGGGCGATCTGCCGGCATTGTTCGCCGCGCTCGAGGAGCATGGGGTGATGCGGGAGCAGCTCGACGGCTCGGCGGCGCGGGTGCTGCGCGTGCTGGAGGCGGTGGAGGCCCATGCGCGGCCGGAGGCCCAGCGTGTGGCGCGTGGACGGAGGCCGCCACGTGAGGATCTCTTTCCCTCGAACGTTCCCTAG